A DNA window from Gemmatimonadaceae bacterium contains the following coding sequences:
- a CDS encoding DUF2256 domain-containing protein yields MPKRESQRPREGGTNGHPDKLCARCGRPFSWRKKWERDWESVRYCSDKCRMGKSATR; encoded by the coding sequence ATGCCCAAACGAGAAAGCCAGCGCCCCCGTGAGGGCGGCACGAACGGTCACCCCGACAAACTCTGCGCCCGCTGCGGCCGCCCCTTCAGCTGGCGCAAAAAGTGGGAGCGCGACTGGGAGTCGGTGCGGTATTGCTCGGACAAGTGCCGGATGGGGAAGAGCGCGACGAGGTAG